GCGTGGCCAGCAGCCCACGGCGTTGCCACTGGCCACGCGTCGAGCTCTCCGCCAGTTGCTCGATCAGCTCGGCCGCTTCGAGTAACTCATCGTGCTCCATCGCCCGCAATCCGGTCGTTCGTGGTGCGGCGGACTCGCTCCCCGGCATTGTTGACATAGCGCTCGGGATTCTGGTCCCGCACCACCGCAACGGGCAACCAGAAACCGGTCACGTCTGCATTTCGCCGCTGCTGCCCGCATCGACCAGCTCGCGCAGTTGCTCGGGCAGCGCATCCCGAACCTTGTCCATCACCCCGCCCTGGGTGGCCTCGCGCAGTACCTCGAACACCACGCGAGCAGCATAGGTCGCCTTCGGCTCGTCCATTCCCGAACGCTCGCTCATGCGCTGGATGAACTCGTTGAGATCGAACCGCTCTCCGGTACCCGCGCCGCTGAACACCTCTGTTCTCCGGAAGTTCTCCCCGATCTCCTGCGGCAGTTGCGAGGCCACGTGATCGGCGAGCTGCTCCGGTACTCGCTCCCCCAGCGTTTCCATAGCGGCACGAGTCGCGGCCTCGGCCTCTCCCCTGCTGGCGAGCTGGGCCCGTTGCTGTACCTGTCCGATGAATGCGTCGTGTTGCATGGAATCCTCCCGGTCCATCTCGGTGGCCACTCGCGGACCGGTGGCCACAGGGACTTACACATCGGGTTCGTTCGGCGCTGCGCGATGCC
This Haloactinomyces albus DNA region includes the following protein-coding sequences:
- a CDS encoding DUF2267 domain-containing protein — encoded protein: MQHDAFIGQVQQRAQLASRGEAEAATRAAMETLGERVPEQLADHVASQLPQEIGENFRRTEVFSGAGTGERFDLNEFIQRMSERSGMDEPKATYAARVVFEVLREATQGGVMDKVRDALPEQLRELVDAGSSGEMQT